The DNA window CCGGCGGGCCCGGTGTACGTCGACGGCCTTGCGGTGCGCGATGGTCACCAGCCACGCCTCGACGTTGGCCGTGGGCGCCAGGTCGGGATATGCCCGCAGCGCCGCCAGGAAGGTCTCGGACCACGCGTCGTCGGCGTCGACGGGACCGAGCAGTGCGCGGCACACCCGCAGCACCACCGGCCCGTGCTCGGCGACGATCTTCTCGAACGGTTTCAGTCCCACACCGGGTAGACGTTCCGGCGCGCCGGAACGTGAGGTGCCGTCCGCGTCAGAACAGCCCATCCTGGACTCCCACGGAGGCCGGGGTCTCCAGATCCAGCAGGAACCGCTTGCGCTCGAGGCCGCCGGCGTAGCCGGTGAGCGAGCCGTTGCTGCCGACCACGCGGTGGCACGGCACGATGATGCCGATCGGGTTCCGGCCGTTGGCCGCGGCGACGGCCCGGATCGCGGCGACGTTGCCGAGGTGCTCCGCGAGCTGCAGGTACGTCCAGGTCCGTCCGTACGGGATGGTCTGCAGCGCGGCCCACACCCGTTGCTGGAACGGGGTGCCCCGCGGCGCGAGCGGCACCGTGAACGCCGTGCGCTCACCGGCGAAGTATTCGTCCAACTGCGCGGTGACCTGCCCGAAACCGGTGTCGACACGCGGGCCGAAGCGCTCGCCGGCGGGGAGATGGCGCTGCAGGTGCATGTACAGACCGCACAGGCCGTCGGGGTTGCGGACGAGAGTCAACGGCCCGACGGGCGAATCGACGACTGCGTGTTCCACATCCACGGCTCCGATCCTCCCAGCAACCCCCGACAACCCGGCAAGTTCGTGCAGGATTGCAGAATGCCGTCACTTTTCGTCAACCCGCTCCGGCTGCTTCCGACGGTCCAGAGGGCGGCGCGGTGGTCCCTGGAGACCGCCACCTTCGTCGCCGGTCTGCCCGCGCGGGTGTCCGCGCTGCTCGACGACGCCGAG is part of the Rhodococcus sp. SGAir0479 genome and encodes:
- a CDS encoding methylated-DNA--[protein]-cysteine S-methyltransferase; protein product: MDVEHAVVDSPVGPLTLVRNPDGLCGLYMHLQRHLPAGERFGPRVDTGFGQVTAQLDEYFAGERTAFTVPLAPRGTPFQQRVWAALQTIPYGRTWTYLQLAEHLGNVAAIRAVAAANGRNPIGIIVPCHRVVGSNGSLTGYAGGLERKRFLLDLETPASVGVQDGLF